A DNA window from Thalassospiraceae bacterium LMO-JJ14 contains the following coding sequences:
- a CDS encoding CDP-alcohol phosphatidyltransferase family protein, protein MHTTSESTDKAPLFPLIRHVSAWVSPVLIRSPFSANAVTTLSLIAGMWACWYLSQGTYADGVIAAILFFVCYILDNCDGEVARAKQQCSVFGDKYDTFVDWIVHTGFFIALGWGTARQSGQDIWLWLGLLGGLGGTINYAIGLYMDARDGATSAGAPVEPAESIGEAAMAPQTALQWLAFVLRELSRADFCIIVLVLALFDLTWVLLPTAALGAHAYWMMMFVQGARKQHV, encoded by the coding sequence ATGCACACAACCTCTGAAAGCACCGACAAAGCCCCGCTGTTTCCGTTGATCCGACATGTCTCGGCGTGGGTTTCCCCGGTTCTGATCCGCTCGCCCTTCAGCGCCAACGCCGTCACCACGCTGTCATTGATCGCCGGGATGTGGGCTTGCTGGTATCTGTCCCAAGGCACGTATGCCGACGGTGTGATCGCCGCGATCCTGTTCTTCGTTTGTTACATCCTGGATAATTGCGACGGCGAGGTCGCCCGTGCCAAGCAGCAGTGCTCGGTTTTCGGCGACAAATACGACACCTTCGTCGACTGGATCGTGCATACGGGTTTTTTTATCGCCCTGGGGTGGGGGACTGCCCGGCAGAGCGGTCAGGATATATGGTTATGGCTTGGCCTGTTGGGCGGCCTCGGCGGGACCATCAACTATGCAATCGGCTTGTACATGGACGCCCGCGACGGTGCCACTAGTGCCGGCGCACCGGTGGAGCCGGCGGAAAGTATTGGCGAAGCGGCCATGGCGCCGCAAACCGCGTTGCAGTGGCTGGCCTTTGTACTGCGCGAACTGTCGCGGGCCGATTTCTGTATTATCGTTCTCGTCCTGGCGCTCTTCGATCTGACGTGGGTTCTGCTGCCGACGGCAGCGCTTGGTGCACATGCCTACTGGATGATGATGTTCGTGCAAGGGGCGAGGAAGCAGCATGTTTGA
- a CDS encoding HIT family protein: protein MFQLHPVLENDSLAILETDTLLVRLIDDARFPWALIVPKIAGVTELHELSDAHYIEAMEMARKLGAVLKSAFHADKINTAAIGNMVAQLHIHVVARTVGDPAWPGPVWGAGTMIAYDAAEAERRIALIRAGLSGE, encoded by the coding sequence ATGTTCCAGCTTCACCCTGTTCTTGAAAACGATTCGCTGGCGATACTGGAAACGGACACCCTGCTGGTCCGCCTGATCGACGATGCACGTTTTCCGTGGGCGCTTATCGTTCCGAAGATCGCCGGTGTCACGGAACTGCACGAATTATCCGATGCGCACTATATTGAAGCCATGGAAATGGCGCGCAAGCTCGGCGCGGTTCTGAAATCGGCCTTTCATGCCGATAAAATCAACACTGCGGCGATCGGCAACATGGTCGCGCAACTGCATATACATGTCGTCGCCCGGACCGTGGGCGATCCGGCATGGCCGGGGCCGGTGTGGGGTGCAGGCACCATGATAGCGTACGACGCCGCCGAAGCCGAACGCCGGATCGCCTTGATCCGCGCGGGCCTGTCCGGAGAGTAG
- the hemN gene encoding oxygen-independent coproporphyrinogen III oxidase, with the protein MQACAGATNDPVEGAALAVRYGGAVPRYTSYPTAPHFSGEIGAGRYGEWLQAIGADDAVSLYLHVPFCREMCWYCGCFTKIVRKYEPISAYVNALLGEIDLVSARLSGKANARFIHWGGGSPTILKIEDWHRILNRLREKFVVDADAEIAVEIDPRTMTRSYVGDLAQAGVNRISIGVQEFDETIQRAINRVQPFETTRQVVDWIYDAGIGNLNLDLMYGLPGQTLGHVERMTARALEFKPSRIALFGYAHVPWMKSHQRLINEDDLPGPEARWQQAERAAAMLVESGYVRVGFDHFALPSDPMAEAATGSVGRNFQGYTSDTAENLIGFGASAISALAQGYAQNVASLPSYMAAVEKGELPIARGIELTSDDKLRRFVIERIMCDMTVDIGEACRKYGMDADTLDAQLAYLEPMIRDGLVEVADRAIRVSEAGRPLVRNVAAAFDAYLETGKARHSSAI; encoded by the coding sequence ATGCAGGCTTGTGCCGGCGCAACGAACGACCCGGTGGAAGGTGCCGCACTGGCGGTGCGCTACGGTGGTGCCGTGCCGCGCTATACGAGCTATCCGACGGCGCCGCACTTCTCTGGCGAAATCGGGGCCGGGCGCTATGGCGAGTGGCTGCAGGCGATCGGCGCGGACGACGCCGTGTCGCTCTATCTGCATGTGCCGTTCTGCCGCGAAATGTGCTGGTACTGCGGCTGTTTCACCAAGATCGTCCGCAAGTACGAACCGATATCGGCGTATGTGAATGCGTTGCTCGGTGAGATCGATCTTGTCTCGGCACGGCTTTCGGGCAAGGCCAATGCGCGTTTCATTCACTGGGGCGGCGGCAGCCCGACGATCCTCAAGATCGAGGACTGGCACCGTATCCTGAACAGGCTGCGCGAAAAATTCGTTGTCGATGCGGATGCCGAGATCGCCGTCGAGATCGATCCGCGCACCATGACCCGCTCGTATGTCGGGGACCTTGCCCAGGCCGGTGTCAATCGCATCAGCATCGGCGTGCAGGAATTCGACGAAACCATCCAGCGCGCCATCAACCGGGTGCAGCCGTTCGAAACCACAAGGCAGGTGGTGGACTGGATTTACGACGCCGGCATCGGCAATCTCAATCTCGATCTGATGTACGGGCTGCCGGGGCAAACCCTTGGGCATGTAGAACGCATGACGGCGCGCGCCCTTGAATTCAAACCGTCGCGCATTGCGCTTTTCGGCTATGCCCATGTGCCATGGATGAAATCCCACCAGCGCCTGATCAATGAAGACGATTTACCCGGCCCCGAGGCACGCTGGCAGCAGGCGGAACGCGCCGCGGCCATGCTGGTCGAGAGCGGTTACGTGCGTGTCGGTTTCGACCACTTCGCCTTGCCGTCGGATCCGATGGCCGAAGCCGCCACGGGAAGCGTCGGGCGGAATTTTCAGGGCTACACCTCGGATACGGCGGAAAACCTGATCGGCTTCGGGGCGTCGGCGATCAGTGCGCTTGCGCAGGGATACGCGCAGAATGTCGCCTCGTTGCCGTCGTACATGGCGGCCGTCGAAAAAGGCGAACTGCCGATTGCCCGCGGCATCGAGCTGACGTCGGACGACAAGCTCAGGCGTTTCGTGATCGAACGGATAATGTGCGACATGACGGTCGATATCGGCGAAGCGTGCCGCAAATACGGCATGGACGCGGACACCCTCGATGCACAGCTCGCATACCTGGAACCGATGATCCGTGACGGCCTTGTCGAGGTGGCGGACCGGGCGATCCGGGTCAGCGAAGCCGGGCGGCCGCTGGTGCGCAATGTCGCCGCGGCTTTCGATGCCTATCTCGAAACCGGAAAGGCCCGGCATTCATCGGCCATTTAG
- a CDS encoding cyclopropane-fatty-acyl-phospholipid synthase family protein, producing the protein MLFARLLRFVVKKGRITVIDAKDRRHVISGTSGPSITIRLHDPALHWKLFVNPNLYLGEAYMNGTFTVEDGDIYDFLEFAMRNMEISGEHPVMHWISMADSLFRRAQQYNPAWRARQNVAHHYDLSGQLYDLFLDRDRQYSCAYFINPDDDLETAQANKKRHIAAKLLLEPGMEVLDIGCGWGGLALYLAEETGVRVTGLTLSTEQLAVARDRARRRGLEDRVQFHLRDYRAQTGNFDRIVSVGMFEHVGLNHFPEYFGGLSRLLNDRGIALIHTIGRTEIPRATNPWIRKYIFPGGYIPALSEMMQSIEQSRLVTCDVEILRLHYAETILHWRNRFRRNRDKAQELYDETFCRMWDFYLAASEVSFRHMDSVVFQLQLAKNRLSVPLTRDYITEWEERLEPRSRPASGDGAAA; encoded by the coding sequence ATGCTCTTCGCACGACTGCTACGTTTTGTCGTCAAAAAGGGACGCATCACGGTCATTGATGCGAAAGACCGCAGGCATGTCATATCCGGGACTTCGGGACCGTCGATAACCATCCGCCTGCATGATCCGGCGCTGCACTGGAAACTGTTCGTGAACCCGAACCTGTACCTCGGCGAAGCGTACATGAACGGGACCTTTACGGTCGAAGACGGCGATATCTACGATTTTCTCGAATTCGCCATGCGCAATATGGAAATTTCCGGCGAACATCCGGTCATGCACTGGATCAGTATGGCCGACAGCCTGTTTCGCCGTGCCCAGCAATACAATCCTGCATGGCGGGCGCGGCAAAATGTCGCGCACCATTACGACCTGTCCGGACAGTTGTATGACCTGTTTCTGGACAGGGACCGGCAATATTCCTGCGCCTATTTCATCAATCCGGACGACGACCTGGAAACGGCGCAAGCCAACAAGAAGCGCCACATCGCCGCCAAGCTTTTGCTGGAGCCGGGGATGGAGGTTCTCGACATCGGCTGCGGGTGGGGCGGGCTGGCGCTGTATCTTGCCGAGGAAACCGGTGTCCGGGTGACCGGCCTGACGCTGTCGACGGAACAGCTTGCCGTGGCCCGCGACCGTGCCCGCAGGCGCGGCCTTGAGGACCGTGTGCAGTTTCACCTGCGCGATTACCGCGCGCAAACCGGGAACTTCGACCGCATCGTTTCGGTCGGCATGTTCGAGCATGTCGGGCTGAACCATTTCCCCGAGTACTTCGGCGGGCTCAGCCGCTTGCTGAACGATCGCGGGATTGCCCTGATCCATACCATCGGCCGCACCGAAATCCCCCGCGCGACGAATCCGTGGATCAGAAAATATATCTTCCCCGGCGGCTATATTCCGGCCCTCTCGGAAATGATGCAGAGCATCGAGCAGAGCCGCCTGGTGACCTGCGATGTGGAAATCCTGCGCTTGCACTATGCCGAGACGATCCTGCACTGGCGTAACCGTTTCCGCCGCAACAGGGACAAAGCACAGGAACTTTACGATGAAACGTTCTGCCGCATGTGGGATTTCTATCTGGCCGCCAGCGAGGTCTCGTTTCGGCATATGGACAGCGTCGTGTTCCAGCTTCAACTGGCGAAAAACCGGCTCAGCGTGCCGCTGACCCGCGATTACATCACGGAGTGGGAAGAGCGCCTGGAACCGCGCTCACGGCCGGCTTCCGGCGATGGCGCCGCGGCCTGA